From Anopheles darlingi chromosome 2, idAnoDarlMG_H_01, whole genome shotgun sequence, the proteins below share one genomic window:
- the LOC125950234 gene encoding uncharacterized protein LOC125950234: MSSHTLRFEPLCFDLALRCSFLPLLFSRTIRGSDDAAGASADLKAAAAFVAAASRRLTVSVAHASAWPCCSEFHSCCSTLRISRQAWLMFRQCCSSFSSVSCSVSAVTGSSVPYASSLTRTSLKRGQSNIACSTESTTSWPGHLVQFGDRLTTFGMTRRAHFTYRLAPGSVAALSHSLCHRWIVAARSSFRIAPLGRLSSLDLLWQRTSSSSNRRMGGSEANTLAV, from the exons ATGAGCTCTCACACGCTCCGATTTGAACCCTTATGCTTCGATCTAGCTTTACGGTGCTCATTTCTTCCGCTGCTGTTCTCACGCACAATTCGCGGTTCCGacgacgctgctggtgcttctgcagACCTCAAGGCTGCcgctgcatttgttgctgctgcctcgagaCGCCTTACTGTCTCTGTCGCACACGCTTCTGCTTGGCCTTGCTGCTCGGAGTTCCACAGTTGCTGCAGCACACTGAGAATTTCCCGGCAGGCCTGGCTGATGTTTCGCCAATGCTGCTCGTCCTTCAGTAGCGTTTCTTGCAGCGTGTCCGCTGTGACGGGGTCATCGGTGCCATACGCCAGCAGCCTGACTCGCACGTCACTGAAGCGCGGGCAATCGAATATCGCGTGCTCAACAGAGTCCACCACATCCTGGCCCGGACACCTAGTACAATTTGGGGATCGG CTCACGACGTTCGGAATGACGCGGCGGGCCCATTTCACATACCGGCTAGCTCCAGGTTCGGTTGCTGCCCTATCCCACTCGCTCTGCCACCGTTGGATAGTGGCAGCACGCTCTTCCTTCCGGATCGCTCCTCTCGGCAGACTCTCCTCCCTCGACCTGTTGTGGCAGCGGACATCCTCCTCCAGCAACAGAAGGATGGGAGGTAGTGAGGCCAATACGCTTGCAGTTTGA